In Bos mutus isolate GX-2022 chromosome 10, NWIPB_WYAK_1.1, whole genome shotgun sequence, a single window of DNA contains:
- the EMC4 gene encoding ER membrane protein complex subunit 4 isoform X1, with protein sequence MTAQGSLVANRGRRFKWAIELSGPGGGSRGRSDRGGGQGDSLYPVGYLDKQVPDTSVQETDRILVEKRCWDIALGPLKQIPMNLFIMYMAGNTISIFPTMMVCMMAWRPIQALMAISATFKMLESSSQKFLQGLVYLIGNLMGLALAVYKCQSMGLLPTHASDWLAFIEPPERMEFSGGGLLL encoded by the exons ATGACTGcccaagggagcctggtggctaacCGAGGCCGGCGCTTCAAGTGGGCGATTGAGCTGAGCGGACCTGGAGGAGGCAGCAG GGGCCGAAGTGACCGGGGCGGTGGCCAGGGAGACTCGCTGTACCCAGTTGGTTACTTGGACAAGCAAGTGCCTGATACCAGCGTTCAAGAGACAGATCGGATCCTAGTGGAGAAG CGCTGCTGGGACATTGCCTTGGGTCCCCTGAAACAGATTCCTATGAACCTCTTCATCATGTACATGGCAGGCAATACTATCTCCATCTTCCCTACTATGATGGTGTGTATGATGGCTTGGcgacccattcaggcacttatgGCCATTTCAGCCA CTTTCAAGATGCTAGAAAGTTCAAGCCAGAAGTTTCTTCAGGGTTTGGTGTATCTCATTGGGAACCTTATGGGTTTGGCATTGGCTGTTTATAAGTGCCAGTCAATGGGACTGTTGCCTACACATGCATCAGACTGGTTAGCCTTCATTGAACCCCCTGAG AGGATGGAGTTCAGTGGAGGAGGACTGCTTTTGTGA
- the EMC4 gene encoding ER membrane protein complex subunit 4 isoform X3, producing the protein MTAQGSLVANRGRRFKWAIELSGPGGGSRGRSDRGGGQGDSLYPVGYLDKQVPDTSVQETDRILVEKRCWDIALGPLKQIPMNLFIMYMAGNTISIFPTMMVCMMAWRPIQALMAISAKDGVQWRRTAFVNLRKKHLVPIYLDCLCPVAPSQLINP; encoded by the exons ATGACTGcccaagggagcctggtggctaacCGAGGCCGGCGCTTCAAGTGGGCGATTGAGCTGAGCGGACCTGGAGGAGGCAGCAG GGGCCGAAGTGACCGGGGCGGTGGCCAGGGAGACTCGCTGTACCCAGTTGGTTACTTGGACAAGCAAGTGCCTGATACCAGCGTTCAAGAGACAGATCGGATCCTAGTGGAGAAG CGCTGCTGGGACATTGCCTTGGGTCCCCTGAAACAGATTCCTATGAACCTCTTCATCATGTACATGGCAGGCAATACTATCTCCATCTTCCCTACTATGATGGTGTGTATGATGGCTTGGcgacccattcaggcacttatgGCCATTTCAGCCA AGGATGGAGTTCAGTGGAGGAGGACTGCTTTTGTGAACTTAAGAAAGAAGCACCTGGTACCTATATATCTGGATTGTTTATGCCCAGTGGCTCCTTCTCAGCTTATTAACCCTTAA
- the EMC4 gene encoding ER membrane protein complex subunit 4 isoform X2 — MNLFIMYMAGNTISIFPTMMVCMMAWRPIQALMAISATFKMLESSSQKFLQGLVYLIGNLMGLALAVYKCQSMGLLPTHASDWLAFIEPPERMEFSGGGLLL, encoded by the exons ATGAACCTCTTCATCATGTACATGGCAGGCAATACTATCTCCATCTTCCCTACTATGATGGTGTGTATGATGGCTTGGcgacccattcaggcacttatgGCCATTTCAGCCA CTTTCAAGATGCTAGAAAGTTCAAGCCAGAAGTTTCTTCAGGGTTTGGTGTATCTCATTGGGAACCTTATGGGTTTGGCATTGGCTGTTTATAAGTGCCAGTCAATGGGACTGTTGCCTACACATGCATCAGACTGGTTAGCCTTCATTGAACCCCCTGAG AGGATGGAGTTCAGTGGAGGAGGACTGCTTTTGTGA